One window of Hymenobacter sp. BRD128 genomic DNA carries:
- a CDS encoding CTP synthase, translated as MPERSTPSPTASAAKYIFVTGGVTSSLGKGIISASLAKLLQARGFRVTIQKFDPYINIDPGTLNPYEHGECYVTDDGAETDLDLGHYERFLNTPTSQANNVTTGRIYDTVIRREREGAFLGKTVQVVPHITDEIKRRMLLLGQGGEFDVVITEIGGCIGDIESLPFVEAVRQLRWELPPHDSLVIHLTLLPYLAAAGELKTKPTQHSVRDLREAGLQPDILVCRSEHPIPAEMRRKIALFCNVKINSVIESLDADSIYSVPLLMLKEELDARVIAKLRLQGGHTPDLEEWKEFLGRLKNPTEEVTIALVGKYVELPDAYKSIIEAFIHAGAFNECKVRVRTIQSEFLTPENAVQQLEGVDAVLVAPGFGERGFEGKVAAVRYVRENGIPFFGICLGMQVAVVEYARHVLGLPEANSTEMNPLTSDPVIALMADQKDITQKGGTMRLGAYTCELKRGSRAAKAYGRNIISERHRHRYEFNGAYAQQFEDAGLHLSGTNPETGLVEVIELPKTVHPWFVAGQFHPELKSTVETPHPLFVRFVKAAIQRKKGL; from the coding sequence ATGCCTGAACGCTCCACCCCCTCCCCCACAGCGTCGGCCGCGAAGTATATCTTCGTCACCGGCGGCGTCACTTCCTCACTCGGAAAAGGAATTATTTCCGCCTCCCTGGCTAAGCTCTTGCAAGCCAGAGGCTTTCGAGTCACTATCCAGAAGTTCGACCCTTATATCAACATCGACCCGGGCACGCTCAACCCCTACGAGCATGGCGAGTGCTACGTGACCGACGACGGGGCCGAAACCGACCTCGACCTGGGCCACTACGAGCGCTTCCTGAATACGCCCACCTCGCAGGCCAACAACGTGACCACCGGCCGCATCTACGACACCGTGATTCGGCGCGAGCGCGAAGGGGCTTTCTTGGGTAAGACCGTGCAGGTAGTGCCCCACATCACCGACGAGATAAAGCGCCGGATGCTGCTGCTGGGCCAGGGCGGCGAATTTGACGTAGTAATTACCGAAATCGGGGGCTGCATCGGCGACATTGAGAGCCTGCCCTTCGTGGAGGCCGTGCGCCAGCTGCGCTGGGAGCTGCCGCCCCACGACTCGCTCGTGATTCACCTCACGCTGCTGCCCTACCTGGCGGCGGCCGGCGAACTGAAAACCAAGCCCACCCAGCACTCGGTGCGCGACCTGCGCGAGGCGGGCCTGCAGCCCGACATCCTGGTGTGCCGCTCCGAGCACCCGATTCCGGCCGAGATGCGGCGCAAGATTGCGCTGTTTTGCAACGTCAAAATCAATTCCGTTATCGAGAGCCTCGACGCCGACAGTATCTACTCGGTGCCGCTGCTCATGCTCAAGGAAGAGCTCGATGCCCGCGTTATTGCCAAGCTGCGCCTGCAAGGCGGCCACACCCCCGACCTGGAAGAGTGGAAGGAGTTTTTGGGTCGCCTCAAGAACCCGACCGAAGAGGTGACCATTGCGCTGGTAGGCAAGTACGTGGAGCTACCCGATGCGTATAAGTCTATCATTGAAGCATTTATCCACGCCGGCGCCTTCAATGAGTGCAAGGTGCGGGTGCGCACCATTCAGAGCGAGTTTCTGACGCCCGAAAACGCGGTGCAGCAGCTCGAAGGCGTGGACGCCGTGCTGGTAGCGCCCGGCTTTGGCGAACGCGGCTTCGAGGGCAAGGTGGCCGCCGTGCGCTACGTGCGCGAAAACGGGATTCCATTCTTCGGCATTTGCCTGGGTATGCAGGTGGCGGTGGTGGAGTACGCCCGCCACGTGCTGGGCCTGCCCGAGGCCAATTCGACCGAGATGAATCCGCTCACGTCCGACCCGGTAATTGCCCTCATGGCCGACCAGAAAGACATCACCCAGAAGGGCGGCACCATGCGCCTCGGCGCCTACACCTGCGAGCTTAAGCGCGGCTCGCGGGCGGCCAAAGCCTACGGCCGCAACATTATCAGCGAGCGCCACCGCCACCGCTACGAATTTAATGGCGCCTACGCCCAGCAGTTTGAAGACGCGGGCCTGCACCTCTCGGGCACCAACCCCGAAACCGGACTGGTAGAAGTAATCGAGCTGCCCAAGACGGTGCACCCGTGGTTTGTGGCCGGCCAGTTTCACCCCGAGCTCAAGAGCACCGTCGAAACCCCGCACCCGCTGTTCGTGCGCTTTGTGAAGGCCGCTATTCAGCGCAAGAAAGGGCTGTAA
- the yidC gene encoding membrane protein insertase YidC produces MELKNPELTLTFSTQGGRVQAVRLNKYKTFFGKPLDLFDAQSARYNTKLTTTGGQTVDFASLNFQAGAPTATADGGQQLAFTAPVGGGTVTQTYTLPKAGYEVKYNLKLSGVATTQPLTFSFVDNVRQTEQDLKQNRNHSTINHYLASDDPGSLAEASEKPEEMKITAPIKWSADKHDFFVAGFIADSQPFASGTFNSTVNLADSTFIKTLSTSLALPAADVTSAAGGQYRFFFGPNQFNLLKDVAPNFDRNVYLGWGLFRWVNRFVVLPVFHFLEQYISSYGVIILLLVVLIKLVTWPLTYKTYESQARMKVLKPELDEIKAKFPDDQVKSQQETMKLYTQFGVSPLSGCVPTLLTLPILFAMFQFFPNAIELRQQPFLWAHDLSTYDNPILLPFTLPYLGNHISLFTVLMTISTLFMTYQSNQMNTAAMQGPMKFYSYLMPLVFFFVLNSFASGLTWYYLVSNVVTLAQQALTRSFVDDTKIRAQLEANKVKNKDKKPGGFQARLAEAMKTAQEREAQGKKPGKA; encoded by the coding sequence ATCGAGCTCAAAAACCCCGAGCTGACGCTCACCTTCTCGACCCAGGGCGGCCGCGTGCAGGCCGTGCGCCTCAACAAGTACAAGACGTTCTTCGGCAAGCCGCTCGACTTGTTTGACGCCCAAAGCGCCCGCTACAACACCAAGCTGACCACCACCGGTGGCCAAACGGTGGACTTCGCCAGCCTCAATTTTCAGGCCGGCGCGCCCACGGCCACGGCCGATGGCGGCCAGCAGCTAGCCTTCACCGCGCCGGTGGGCGGCGGCACCGTGACGCAGACCTACACGCTGCCTAAGGCGGGCTACGAGGTGAAGTATAACCTCAAGCTCAGTGGCGTGGCCACCACGCAGCCGCTCACGTTCAGCTTCGTGGACAACGTGCGCCAGACCGAGCAGGACCTCAAGCAGAACCGCAACCACTCGACAATCAACCACTACCTGGCCAGCGACGACCCGGGCAGCTTGGCCGAGGCTAGCGAGAAGCCCGAGGAAATGAAAATCACGGCGCCTATCAAGTGGTCGGCCGACAAGCACGACTTCTTCGTGGCCGGCTTCATCGCCGATTCGCAGCCTTTTGCCAGCGGCACTTTCAACTCGACGGTGAACCTGGCCGACTCCACGTTTATCAAGACGCTGAGCACCTCGCTAGCCCTGCCCGCGGCCGACGTGACGAGCGCGGCCGGCGGCCAGTACCGCTTCTTTTTCGGCCCCAACCAGTTCAATTTGCTGAAGGACGTAGCGCCAAATTTTGACCGCAACGTGTACCTGGGCTGGGGCCTGTTCCGCTGGGTAAACCGCTTTGTGGTGCTGCCGGTGTTCCACTTCCTGGAGCAATACATCAGTTCCTACGGCGTAATCATCCTACTGCTGGTGGTGCTTATCAAGCTTGTAACGTGGCCGTTGACCTATAAAACCTACGAGAGCCAAGCCCGCATGAAAGTGCTGAAGCCGGAGCTCGACGAGATTAAGGCCAAGTTCCCGGATGACCAGGTGAAGAGCCAGCAGGAGACCATGAAGCTGTACACGCAGTTTGGGGTGTCGCCGCTCAGCGGCTGCGTGCCCACGCTGCTCACGCTACCGATTCTGTTCGCCATGTTCCAGTTCTTCCCCAACGCGATTGAGCTGCGCCAGCAGCCTTTCCTGTGGGCCCACGACCTGAGCACCTACGACAACCCGATTCTGCTGCCCTTCACGCTACCGTACTTAGGCAACCACATCAGCCTGTTCACGGTGCTGATGACCATCTCGACGCTCTTTATGACCTACCAGAGCAACCAGATGAACACGGCCGCCATGCAGGGCCCGATGAAGTTCTACAGCTACCTCATGCCGCTGGTGTTCTTCTTCGTGCTGAACAGCTTCGCCTCGGGCCTAACCTGGTACTACTTAGTTTCCAACGTCGTAACCCTGGCCCAGCAGGCGCTCACGCGCTCGTTTGTGGATGACACCAAGATTCGCGCTCAGCTCGAAGCCAACAAGGTGAAGAACAAAGACAAGAAGCCCGGTGGTTTCCAAGCCCGGCTAGCCGAGGCCATGAAAACCGCCCAGGAGCGCGAGGCCCAGGGCAAGAAGCCCGGCAAGGCGTAG